One part of the Amphiprion ocellaris isolate individual 3 ecotype Okinawa chromosome 24, ASM2253959v1, whole genome shotgun sequence genome encodes these proteins:
- the acadl gene encoding long-chain specific acyl-CoA dehydrogenase, mitochondrial isoform X2 has protein sequence MLMKRIVKPCLFGLRNVSGREQALSVAVARLQHSQAEQPVHSTRPETSSAKNLMDIGTRRIFNEDHDMFRQSVRRFFQEEVVPHHKEWEKAGQVSREVWEKAGEQGLLGVMVPEDHGGIGGDLFSAAITWEEQMYSNCSGPGFSLHSDIVMPYIINYGSKKQIDRFIPQMTAGKCISAIAMTEPGAGSDLQGVRTYAKRDGSDWILNGNKVFITNGWMSDLVVVVTVTNREAKTAAHGISLFLVENGMKGFQKGRKLEKIGLKAQDTAELFFEDVRLPADALLGEPNKGFYYLMNELPQERLIIATMAVSSCEFMFEETRKYVLQRKAFGKTVAHLQTVQHKLAELKTEICVGRAFVDNCLQLHAEKRLDSSTASMAKFWASDLQNRVATQCLQLHGGWGYMWEYPIAKAFVDSRVQPIYGGSNEIMKELIARTIVSQK, from the exons ATGTTGATGAAAAGAATCGTGAAACCTTGTCTTTTTGGACTGAGAAATGTCTCCGGACGAGAACAGGCTCTCTCTGTGGCTGTTGCAAG ATTACAGCACAGTCAGGCTGAGCAGCCTGTCCATTCAACCCGACCGGAGACCTCCAGCGCCAAGAACCTGATGGACATCGGCACTCGTCGGATCTTTAACGAGGACCACGACATGTTTAGACAGAGTGTTCGACGCTTTTTTCAAGAGGAAGTAGTTCCGCACCACAAAGA GTGGGAGAAGGCAGGTCAAGTGAGCAGGGAAGTGTGGGAGAAGGCTGGTGAGCAAGGTCTGCTGGGAGTTATGGTACCAGAGGACCACGGCGGCATCGGAGGAGACCTGTTTTCTGCGGCAATCACATGGGAGGAGCA AATGTATTCCAACTGTTCAGGCCCAGGTTTCTCACTGCACTCCGACATTGTGATGCCTTATATTATCAACTATGGTAGCAAGAAACAGATTGATCGCTTCATTCCCCAAATGACTGCTGGGAAATGCATTTCTGCCATTGCCATGACAGAGCCAGGAGCAGGCAG tgatCTTCAGGGTGTGAGGACATATGCCAAGAGGGACGGCAGTGACTGGATCCTGAATGGCAACAAG GTGTTTATTACAAACGGCTGGATGTCTGATCTGGTGGTGGTCGTGACAGTGACCAACCGAGAGGCGAAGACGGCGGCACATGGCATCAGTCTGTTCCTGGTGGAGAATGGCATGAAGGGCTTCCAAAAAGGACGCAAGTTGGAGAAGATTGGTCTGAAGGCCCAG GACACAGCTGAGCTGTTTTTTGAGGATGTGCGTCTCCCAGCTGATGCCCTCTTGGGGGAACCGAACAAAGGTTTCTACTACCTGATGAATGAACTGCCTCAG GAGCGCCTTATTATTGCTACCATGGCTGTATCGAGCTGTGAGTTCATGTTTgaggaaacaagaaaatatgtgTTGCAGCGAAAGGCTTTTGGCAAGACAGTCGCACACCTACAG actGTGCAACACAAGCTGGCAGAGCTGAAGACTGAGATCTGTGTGGGCCGAGCCTTTGTAGATAACTGCCTTCAGCTTCATGCTGAGAAACGCCTGGATTCCTCCACAGCCTCCATGGCCAAATTTTG GGCGTCAGACCTCCAGAACAGGGTGGCTACTCAGTGCCTGCAGCTACACGGAGGCTGGGGCTACATGTGGGAATACCCCATCGCCAA GGCGTTTGTGGACTCCCGTGTACAGCCCATCTATGGAGGCTCCAATGAGATCATGAAAGAGCTCATCGCTCGCACCATCGTCAGCCAGAAATGA
- the mylz3 gene encoding myosin, light polypeptide 3, skeletal muscle has product MTEFSADQIEDFKEAFGLFDRVGDSQVAYNQVADIMRALGQNPTNKDVTTILGNPTADDMANKRLNFDAFLPMLKQVDALPKGTYDDYVEGLRVFDKEGNGTVMGAELRIVLSTLGEKMSEPEIDALMAGQEDENGSVHYEAFVKHIMSV; this is encoded by the exons ATG ACTGAGTTCTCAGCGGACCAGATTGAGG ACTTCAAGGAGGCTTTCGGTCTCTTTGACAGAGTTGGTGACAGCCAGGTGGCCTACAACCAGGTGGCCGACATCATGCGCGCCCTGGGCCAGAACCCCACTAACAAGGACGTTACAACGATTCTGGGCAACCCAACTGCTGACG ACATGGCCAACAAGAGGCTCAACTTCGACGCTTTCCTGCCCATGCTGAAGCAGGTCGACGCCCTCCCCAAGGGAACCTACGATGACTACGTTGAGGGCCTGCGCGTCTTCGACAAGGAGGGCAACGGCACAGTCATGGGCGCTGAGCTGCGTATTGTGCTGTCCACCCTGG GAGAGAAGATGAGCGAGCCTGAGATTGATGCCCTCATGGCCGGACAGGAGGACGAGAACGGCAGTGTGCACTACGAGG CTTTCGTCAAGCACATCATGTCTGTGTAA